One part of the Anaerofustis stercorihominis DSM 17244 genome encodes these proteins:
- a CDS encoding nitroreductase family protein, whose protein sequence is MKEHFTQIKPLIEDIKAEFKIVSNDETTSKRGEYSILFYIENKDNYLLNAGYMMEQVDLLLSEMNIGACWYGMAKAKETKQNDMEFVIMLSVGKCREDDFRKSINEFKRKDLSVILKGDMYTLTQ, encoded by the coding sequence ATAAAAGAACATTTCACACAAATCAAACCCTTGATAGAAGATATAAAAGCAGAGTTTAAAATAGTGAGTAATGATGAAACCACTTCAAAAAGAGGAGAATACAGTATACTTTTCTACATCGAAAATAAGGATAATTATTTGCTTAATGCAGGTTACATGATGGAGCAGGTTGATTTATTACTGTCCGAAATGAATATAGGTGCTTGTTGGTATGGTATGGCAAAGGCTAAAGAGACTAAACAAAATGATATGGAATTTGTAATAATGCTTTCCGTCGGCAAATGCAGAGAAGATGATTTCAGAAAGAGTATAAATGAATTCAAACGTAAAGATTTAAGCGTTATCTTAAAGGGAGATATGTATACACTAACGCAGTAA